A genomic window from Enoplosus armatus isolate fEnoArm2 chromosome 18, fEnoArm2.hap1, whole genome shotgun sequence includes:
- the purg gene encoding purine-rich element-binding protein gamma has protein sequence MMADGCCRGMERVRGKIASDSLPRPTYPQQYVQTGSQQQGSDIQELASKRVDIQKKRFYLDVKQSVRGRFLKIAEVWIGRGRHDNIRKSKLTLSMSMAPALRYCLGDFIDYYARIGLRGALAPPQLEEHSNNGQGRAHDSRRRAQEQHAALSPTGSAVSDDHAHRVLKSEFIERDNRKYFLDLKENQRGRFLRIRQTVSKGHGTMGYYGQGIEQTIVLPAQGLIEFRDALSQLIEDYGDEDGDDRGRAGSRNHDDSPELPEAASFRVDNKRFYFDVGSNRYGVFLKISEVRQPYRNTITVPLKAWARFGENFIRYEEEMRRIFSCHKEKRTDGRQDSEEQEED, from the coding sequence ATGATGGCTGATGGATGTTGCAGAGGGATGGAAAGAGTCAGGGGTAAGATTGCATCAGATTCTTTGCCGAGACCCACATATCCCCAGCAGTACGTCCAGACCGGATCCCAGCAGCAGGGCAGTGACATCCAGGAGTTAGCCTCCAAACGCGTCGACATCCAGAAGAAACGCTTCTACCTGGACGTGAAGCAGAGCGTCCGCGGACGCTTCCTGAAAATAGCCGAGGTGTGGATCGGCAGAGGCCGCCACGACAACATCAGGAAGAGCAAGCTGACGCTGTCCATGTCCATGGCCCCCGCTCTGCGCTACTGCCTGGGAGACTTCATAGACTATTATGCCCGTATCGGACTGCGGGGGGCCCTGGCGCCTCCGCAGCTCGAGGAGCACAGCAACAACGGCCAGGGCCGCGCGCACGACTCCCGCAGAAGAGCGCAGGAGCAGCACGCGGCGCTGTCTCCCACCGGCTCTGCGGTGTCCGACGACCATGCCCACCGCGTCCTCAAGAGCGAATTCATcgagagagacaacagaaagtACTTTCTGGACCTGAAGGAGAACCAGCGGGGCCGGTTCCTCCGCATACGGCAGACTGTCAGCAAAGGGCACGGCACGATGGGCTACTACGGCCAGGGCATCGAGCAGACCATCGTGCTGCCCGCGCAGGGGCTCATCGAGTTCCGAGATGCGCTCTCGCAGCTCATTGAAGACTACGGCGACGAAGACGGCGACGACCGCGGTCGAGCCGGGTCTAGGAATCACGACGACAGCCCCGAGCTTCCAGAGGCCGCGTCCTTTCGGGTGGACAACAAGAGGTTTTACTTCGACGTCGGGTCTAACCGCTATGGCGTCTTCTTAAAGATTAGCGAAGTGCGGCAGCCGTACAGAAACACCATCACCGTCCCCCTGAAAGCCTGGGCCCGCTTCGGGGAGAATTTCATCCGGTACGAGGAGGAGATGCGGCGGATCTTCTCGTGTCACAAAGAGAAGCGGACAGACGGGCGGCAGGAcagtgaggagcaggaggaggactgA